CGAAGCCTGCCGACAACGGAGGACAGGGTACCGAGCGGACGTGGACCCGTGATGAGGGTCGCGAGGATGATCGACGGAAGCATGAGGATCACGGAGACCATGGCGAACCCGAAGGTCAACGGATCGCTGAGATCCAGTTCTGCCATGCGCTCCAGAGCGGAAAGCCCTTCGCCTGTGGTGAAGGCAATGGCCAGCAGTGTGCCGATGAGCAGAAGGGTGAAGGCCAAGAAGAATGTCACGGCCAGCGCAGCGGTGAGTAGCGGTTTCCACCAGCGGTAGCCGGGCCAGGACCTGGCGGCGCGGTGATACGGGGTGGCCGAGACAGCGGCGATGTCCGTGGATTCCGTTTTCAGTTCAGGTCCTTGTCCTCATGAGGGGGGCGGATCAGGGTGTACTTTTTCGTGGGGGTGGCTCGGCGACTGCTTTCTTTGTCGACGCAGGAGAAACAGGGCAACGAGACCAATGAGCAGCACCACCGCGACGGCGATGGTGCCCCACACCAACAACGCTTTGGCGTTTTCCCCATTGGCGTCCGCCAGCGGGAAAGCGTAGACGTTGGAGTCTTGGCTACCCACGATGACCGAGTTGTTGACGATGATCGGACCGGCCGGTGCCAGTTTACCCTCGAGCTGATGGGACCCCTGCTCTTCGCCGCTTTCTGCGCTGAGGCCATGGATTTCGCCGTCGGTGTTGCCGAAGTACACCACACCGTCTTTGGCTACCGGTGCGCCTTTGACGGTGCCAGAGTCGAACTGCCACAGCCTTTCGCCAGTCATCAGGTCGTAGGAGTAGAAAGTTTTAGTGGTGGGGCTGCCCACAAAAACGTTGCTGTTATAGATCATTGGTGCCCCGGACTTGTTGTTCGGTTTGGGTTTCCCCTTGCCCAGGGTGTCTTTCCACAGGACGCTGCCGTCAGAAGTGTTGACGCCGTAGATCGTGTGCGTGAACTCGCCTTCCTCCCGGTTCTGGTCTTCCGGCACGGCTTCAATGGCCGTGGTGACCAGCACGCTGTCGTGCACCGCCGGTGGAACATCGTCCATGCCGTAGAGCGTCTCTGGAAAGTCGGATTGCCAGAGGATCTTGTTGGATCCGGTGTCATAGGCGGTGATGCTGAAGCCGGGCGGCGGATGCCCTGCGCCGAAGTACAAGATTCCGTCTTTGAGAGCGGGGGAGGACATGCTCACCGCGGAACCGATGTCGGTCCGGCTCTGCTCCTTACCGGTTTCAGGGTCGATTTGGTACAGGTTGTGGTCACCGGTGACCACATAAACGGACCCGTTGGCGAATGCGGGTGTCGGCATCACCTCGCCGTCGGTCTTGAAGTCCCAGATGATGCGGCCGGTTTCTGCCTCTAGTGCCAGAACACCGCTCTCTCCCGTGCCGCGGAACTTCTTGTTCTCCTGGGGGAAACGGTTGCCGTACCCAACAAAGACCGTCCCGTCCCGGTAGATCATCTCCGAATGTACCCAGTTGGGCGCCTGGTTGTGCCAGATTTCCTCGCCCGTCGTCAGATCGAACGCAAAAAGGTCACCCGAATCGTGATTTCCCACGAAGAGCCGGTTTCCAACCACAACAGGTGTAGCACGCACCTGATCGTTCGTTGCGTACGTGACCTCGCCAAGATCTTTCAATGCGGTATTGACGACGACGGCGTTCTTATCTGCGCTCAACCGGTACTGTGTCCATTCCTGCGACGACGACGACGGCGACGGCAGCGGCGCGCTAATGATGGTGGCCGGTGCGAAAACCATCAGCAGGGCCAGAATCACAGACGCGGTTCGTTTGATCATGAGACTATTTTTTGGACTTCTTATGCTTGCGGTTAAAGATCAAAGCGAGGGCGATGGCCGCCATCCAGGAGTCCTTCGCTACGGCAATCCCGTCCTGAGAAGGGCGGATGCCGTCTTCCTCGGTCAGTTCTGGTGTCTTGAAGTACATGGTCAGCAGTCCACCGGAGAACGCTGCGAGCGCGAGCCCCGCGAGCCTGCTGGGCACAAATGGTGCCAGCAGCATGGCACCGACCGTTATTTCCGCCGCACTGAGCGCCTTGCCAAATTTCTCCGGTTCCAGCTTGCCTGCCTGGGGGAATGCGTTGCTGGCCATGCCTTGTAGATATCCGGCGGTGTCCTTGTCGAGGTTCAGCTTCGAGACCCCCGAGTTGAGGATGAATGCGCCGGTGGCCAGTCGGAGTGGGAGGTGGGATAGCTTCATGGTGTTCCCTTCGGTTTTAGGAGAATTCCCTTCGAGCGTACGTTCCTGGTGCAGGTTGGTCCAGCGCCTGTGAAAAGGTTCCGTTCGATAGTTTCCCGACTTGCCGGTTGTTGTACACCAAGAATTTACCGTGCTCTGGTTGTATGTGACGTACAGAGTGCCAGAAGACCAGCTATCGAGAAGGTCACCATGGAATACCGGACGGCCGAGCATCCACGGTCGCAGCATTTTCTTCTTCACATGTCCGATACTCATTTGCTCGCAGGAGCTGCGCCGTTGTACGGCGCAGTGGACAGCGAGGCAAGGCTGCGGCGCATCTTTGAGGAGCTAGAGGCTTCCGGGGTCCATCCGGAAGCCATTTTGTTCACCGGCGACCTTGCGGACAAGGGCGAGCCGGAAGCCTACGCAAAACTTCGTTCTATCGTTGAGCCTGCGGCCCTGAAGCTCGGGGCGCAGGTCATCTGGGCCATGGGGAATCACGACGACCGCAGTGCCTTCCGTGTTGGGCTGCTGGATGAGAGGGCCAGCACAGGTCCTATTGACAGGACGTATTGGGTGGGGGGCCTTCGCGTTATCACCCTTGATTCCACGGTTCCAGGCCATCATCACGGTCATCTCTCCGGTGCGCAGCTGTCGTGGCTGGCCACCGAGCTGGCCATGCCGGCTCCCATGGGCACCATTCTGGCGCTGCACCATCCTCCGGTGCCGAGTGTTCAGGATCTGGCTGTCCTCGTGGAGCTGCGAGATCAGGCCAGCTTGGCCGACGTCGTGCGGGGAACCGATGTTCGTGGCATTTTGGCTGGCCATCTCCACTATTCGACGTCGGCCACATTTGCCGGTATTCCGGTGTCAGTTGCCTCAGCCACCTGCTACACGCAGGATCTCACGTACGACGCCGGCGGCACCCGAGGTCAGGACGGCGCCCAGTCTTACAATCTGGTGCATGTTTACCCAGAAACCATTGTCCATTCTGTGGTGTCAGTTGGTTCTTATGGAACAGTGGGCACTGCCGTGAGCCGCGAGGAGACTCAGCGGCGCCTGGAGGCGCACGGTGTGCGAATTCCAGGTGCATCCGTGCTGATACCGGTTTAGACTATTTTTCCCAGGGAGCTTTGAGCGGGAAATACTTCTCCAGGAAATCCGTCACGAGATGAGCCCGTTCCTCCGCGGCAACCTCCGGAAAGCTGCCGTCATTGAGGCAGAAGCAGTCGCGGTGCCGCTTTGCCAAAAGCTTCCGCAGACTCTTGAGCCCCGAGTAAGTGGTGGTGTCCACATAGCCCACCTTCGCTGATTCCTGGGTGACTGCCCTGCCTGTGAGCAGTGCGTAGTAGTGGTACAGCGAATTGGTGACCGAGATGTTGTCTTTGGCACGGAAGCGCGAGGCCGCCGTGGAAGCAAACTCGGCTGCGAACTCTTCTTCCATCTCCAGCAGCACGCTCTTGCGCAGAGGAGCGGCGCAGTGCTCCAGATGGCGCGTGGTGATCCGGCCGAACCTCTCGTGCAGTAGACGGCGATTAACGCGGGCCGCGTTTTCAAAGCCGCTCCGTTCGGCGTCATTGTCGCCAAGCCCAATGCGCGTCTCTGCCTGAATGAACTTGGTGATTCCGCCGGGGGAGAAAAACAATCCGGGGCTGACGGGCCGGCCAAAGAACATGTCGTCGTTGGAGTAGAGGAAATGCTCGGATAATCCGGGAATATGCTGCAGCTGACTCTCGACGGCCTGCGAGTTATGCGTGGGCAGCACCGATGAATCTCGGAAGTGCTCTTCGGAGGGCACCAGAGTCACTGCTGGATGGTCGGCGAGCCAGTCCGGCCGAGCGGAATCGGTGGCAATGAAAATGCGCCGGATCCACGGAGCGAACATGTACACCGAACGTAGCGCGTATTTGAGTTCGTTGATCTGGCGGAAACGCGCCTCGTTGTCGTCTCCCTCGCCCACGATGACGCCCTGCATGCGTGCTGCCCGTGCTGCCTGATACTCCGGGGAGCTTCCATCAACCCACGAGAACACCATGTCGATGTCGAAGTCGATGTCTGTTGCATGGTCCGCGAACATGTTGTCGATCGTTGGCCACGTGAGGCCGTGGCGCTCTACGGTTCCCCGGACCATTTCCGAGGCATCAATCGAGCGGCGCGTCAGCGAATTTTCCATGGGCAGGATCATCAGCTCACCGGCCCGCTCCCAGAACTCCACCTGTACCCCCGCAGATGGGCCGTAGACCAGTTCACCAAAGGGCTCAATCCGTGGCCGAAATAATCTGAAGATGCGTGCCATGCCACTTCGTGAGAAGATTCCGTCGGCCACCAAGCGGGTGGAACGGCCCTTGGTGTCCACGGTCCGGACGTAGAACGGCTCGTTGGCGCAGGCCGTGACGAGCGCGTCGCGGAACGCATCTGATTCCTGAAGGTCAACCGCGATGACGGGACGCGCATCGTTGCCGCGGACCAGAAGGTAGCCGATTCCGGCGTTGTCGAGGACGGTGCGGATGAACAGCAGATCCTCCACCATGGCATCGTTCGGTGTCAGGTCACGATTGATGAGGGCAAAACGGCCTTTGACCAGCATCAGGTCACTGCGACTGCGGAACCGTTGTTCCGCTGCGCTGGACACTGTCTCGAAAGCCTCTTGCTCTGGCCCTGGTTCCGGGGCTCCAAAGTAGGCGTCCTGCTGCGCGACTGAGTTCGTGATGGATGCCTCCAAAATATGTGGGTGTACGTCCTTCCAATGGTAAAGGCACGCGCAAAATCCTGGGCTGCGCCAACACACAGACGCGTGGCCCAAGTGCAGGTGCGTGGTGCGGAAACCACGTACCTGCACCTAGGCCACGCGTTTGCGTAGGCTAAGCGCCGCCGGCCTAGGTCAGCGGCGGTCTCTGCCGTCGTCGTCCACGCCCTCTGCTTCGATCCTTTCCTTGCGAACTTCCTCGTTGACGTGCGCTTCATCGGTCACGGTTTCCTTGTCCAAGCGCACTCGCTCCGCGGGGACAGTCTCCTTTTCCACCACGGGGCGTTCCTCGTTCAGGACAACCTCATGTTCCTCTTCGCTGAGCTCTGCCCCGGATGAGGCGTTCCCACGGTTGGCGTCAGTGATCGGTTCACGCTCCACCCGGACCTCTTCGTGGCTGACCGGTACGGTCGTCTCCACGTCTTCCGTCACCACGTACTTGCGCAGTCGCGCCCGGCCGGTCTCGTGTTTCTCTGTGCCAACATGCAGTTCCTCTTCGGACCGTGTCATTGCCTCGTCGGTGTTGGGCCCAGATGTGTCATGTCCGTCATCGCGGTTCCGGTCGTCGGCGTCGGTGCCGAAATCGTCGTCGCTCAGGTGCGTCCCCGTGCGTTCGCCGCGCATATCGTCCGTTCCGGTTGTGACGCCGGAGTACGTTCCGGCGGCTGCCGAGCGGGTGTCGTTGCCGGTATCACTGTCGGTGTCAGTACCAGTGTCGGTGCCAGTACCAACACCATAGTGCTTGTAGAGTCGGTCTTCCTCTTCGGGGGAGAGCTGTGAATCAGCTTCCATCCTTGGAGCGTCCTTCACCTGGTCCTTGTCATACGGGACACGAACGTCATTTCCGTCCACTGTGGCCTCTGACAGCGGAACAAAGGATTCTGAGGAGCCGAAAAGTCCAGTCTTGGCGGTAACCCAGCTGGGGTTTCCGGAATCGTCGTCGACGTAAAACTGGCCGATGGAACCGATCTTGTGACCGTCGGTCCCGACCAGATGTCCACCATTGTTGAGAATTTCTTCAATGTTCTGTTGGGTAATCATTGTCTACTCCTGACTCAGTGTGACGGCGTGGCTGATGGTGGGACCAGCATAGACACGATCAACCAGCAAATAACAGCATACTTAGCAAACTACGTCGATGGTGTTCTCTTGTTACTGACCACGTTCATCCACAACTGACAGTCGCCTGCGAGCTAGGGTAAACAGGTGACAACAGGACTGCTCATCGCCATCATCGTGGCCATCTTCCTGGGATCCACCACTCAGCGCATCGCCGGAATTGGCTTCGCCATGCTGATCGTGCCCTTCCTCGTCCTGATGCTTGGACCCCACGAAGGCGTGCTGCTGGTGAACATCTGCGGCGTTGTCTCCTCCGCCATCATCACTGTGCGCGTCTGGAAAGACATCGACTGGAGCATGTTCCGGTGGTTGACGCTACCCTCAGCGCTCGGATCGATACCGGGATCATTCGCGGCCGTCTACCTGCCCGCCGCTCCGCTGGCCGTGACCGTCGGCGCTGTGGTCCTCGCCGCCCTGACTATCTCGCTGCTGTTGCAACGCTCCACCATCGTCCTGACCGGTAACCTCCCCAAGGCGACGGCGGGCGTGGCCGCGGGACTGACCAACTCCATGGCAGGCGTCGGCGGTCCGGCCGTCAGCGTCTACGCGCTCCTGGCCCGCTGGCCTCAACGCCCCTTCGCGGCCACCCTGCAGCCGTTCTTCGTTGTCATAGGACTAGTCACTCTCGTCACAAAAATTACGCTGGCACCCGGTCAAGTGCCGCCCATCCCGCCATGGGCATGGATTGGAATTGCGCTTGCCATTAGCGCCGGCATCTTTGTCGGCGAAAGGCTTGCCCGCCACATCCGTGATAACCACGCACGCTTCGCCGTCATCGTCATAGCCTTCATCGGCGCGGCAACCGCATTCGTCAAGGGCATCACCGACCTCCTGGCTTGAACTTGCCCAAAGGGGCGCGTGCGTCCTCACCGCGTGGCTGGCCAAAGCGCCCGCGCGGGGGTGCGACGATAGAGCAGATGAGACTTTCAACGCGCCCAATGCCCGCCATGCCGCTCTGGCTGCAAGGCGTCTTTGAATTCGGGCAAGCCGCGCTACTGTCCGCGCTCGCCGTTGTCCTTCCTCTCGCCGGCGTCTGGTTTGCCAACGGTTTCACCGACCGCGGTTTCCTCTCCGTGGCACGCCTCGCCGGTCAGGCCTGGTTGCTGATTCATGGCGTACCCCTGACACTGAAATTTCCCGAGGATGTGTCCTCTGACGGGCAGAGCACCGGTGTCCTTTCACTGATCCCACTTGGTCTGAGCCTGATTCCCTTCGCGTTGGCCTGGCGTTCGGGGCGGCGGCTCGCACGCGCGTCCTATACGGACCAGTTGTGGCAGGGTCTGCTGGGAGCGCTTGGAATCTACGCTGCGCTCGGCCTGATGACGGCGTACCTGTGCAGCACCTCCGAAGCCTCGGCATCCCTGCTGGCTGGCGCGCTGATCCCGCTGATCCCTGCCGGTGCTGGGCTTGTTGTCGGTGCCTACCGCGAAGCGGGGTCCTGGCCGCGGCTGATTGGCATGGACCTCACCGTTTGGATCGCAAAAACCAGTCAGCACTCACGATGGGCCGGCTCCTATGTATGGTCAGCCATCCGTGCGGGCCTGTTGGGCATCACCGCAGCCACCGGACTGGCCGCGGTGCTGCTGGCAACTACTATCGCCCTTCACTGGGCGGACATCGTTACCCTCTACGAACGGTTGGAGCCGGGCATAGTGGGCGGTAGCGTCCTGACCATCGCGCAACTGGGGTTCCTACCAAACTTGGTGGGCTGGTCATTTGCCTGGTCCACCGGTGCGGGTTTCGCGCTCGGGACGGGCAGTTCCATCACTCCGCTGGCGACGAGTGCGGGACCACTTCCGGCCGTGCCCATTCTTGGCGCTCTCCCAACAGGGACCCTCGACTACGGTTTTGCCGTGCTCATCCTGCCCGTGCTCGCCGGCGTCATAGCAGGCTGGTGGTTCTTGCGCGAAGGTGAAAACCACTTTGATGAGTGGCTGGCCATCAAAATTGACGTCCGCTGGCTGACGTCAACCGTTTCCACACTCGTACTGGCAGTGTTCATTGGTGTAGTCAGTGGTCTCTGTGGCGCGGTCATAGCGTGGCTTGCCCAGGGATCCGCCGGGATCGGGCGGTTCGTGGATCTTGGCCCGGCCCCACTGGAAGTAGCGCTCTGGCTGGCTCCGGAAATAGCGATCGGCGTCGTCATTGGCTACGCACTCGGCCCGTGGCTGGAGCGCGAACGCTCCGCTTGAGGCCAGGCCCTACGGAGTGGGGAGCAAACCGTTCAGGGAGAGATAGTTTTCCTGACATTCCGCTTTAGTCTCGATCGTCAGAGCCAGTTCCATGCACTGCTCATAATCAGCGGTGAACGGCCAGAGCGCGACCATGGCCCCAGTGCCCAGCGTTGAGAGCAAAGTGATGACCAGGCCCAGTACGGTGGTTACCTTCAAAATCCGCGAACGCTTGAATCTGAACAGGTGAACGAGGGTGAAAATACCCATGACGACGGCGGCAATACCGGTGGCCAGCCCCAGTACCTTCCACGGGAGCGGCAGAGTGCCCGTGATGAGCATGAGCACAAAGAAGACCATGAACCACCGCAGTAGGGTCCTTCCCCTGAGAGCCTGCTCCTGGTCGGGGGAGGGCGATGTCTTCTGATCCATTGTTTCAGCCTAGAGGGTGCCGACGCCTAAAGTTGACGCATGCGAATAGTAGTCCTGGTCTCAGGCGCCGGATCCAACCTGCAAGCCGTTATCGATTCCGTGAGTAGCGGTGCGCTTCAGGTGGAGATTGCGGCGGTGGGCGCGGACCGCCCAGGAACCGGTGGCGTTCAGCGCTCTGCCGACGCCGGCATCGATACGTTTGTGGTGAACTTTGCTGACTATCCCAACCGAGCGGACTGGAACACTGCGCTAACGCAGGCGGTTGCCTTCTACCAGCCTGATTACGTGGTGTCCTCGGGCTTCATGCGCATAGTCGGTGAAGAGTTTCTGGATAGTTTCCCCAACAGGTACCTCAATACACATCCTGCTCTTTTGCCTTCTTTTCCGGGTGCACATGGGGTGAGGGATGCGCTGGCCTACGGGGTCAAGGTCACCGGCTGCACCGTCATGATCGCCGACGCCGGGGTTGACACCGGTCCCATCCTCGCTCAGCAAGCAGTGGAGGTCCTCGACGATGACACCGAAGACTCCTTGCACGAACGGATCAAGGTTCTGGAGCGTCGCTTACTGATCGAGACTCTCGCGAGCCTCGCCGAAAGGGCAGACCATGCCACTCGTTGATAACGCTGTTTACGTAGACGGACGACGGGCACTGGAGCCGGACAGCCTAGATGAAACGTTCGAGCTGATGCGGGACGTCAAGGGCATGGCGTGGATTGGACTGTACCGTCCGGACGACGACGAAATTCATGCGATCGCCAATAAATTTGGTCTTCACCACCTCAGTGTGGAGGACACATCCAAGGGACATCAGCGGGCCAAGCTCGAGAGCTACGAAGACACGTTGTTCGTCGTGCTGCGCCCTGCCCGCTACCTGGACCGTGAGGAAAGAGTGGAGTTCGGGGAAGTTCATGTTTTCGTGGGGCCGGATTTTGTGCTGACCATCAGGCATGCGGAGGCTCCTGATCTGGGCAAGGTACGCCACCGTCTCGAGGGCATGCCGGAGCTGTTGGCCATGGGACCGGACGCGGTCCTCTATGCGATTCTGGACGAGGTGGTGGACGGTTATGAACCGGTGGCCAACGGGCTGGAGAATGACATCGACGAAATTGAGAACGATCTCTTCGGCGGAAATCCGGGTGTGGCACGTCGTATCTATAAACTCCACCGTGAGGTACTCCAGTTCCAGCGCGCAACACAGCCGCTGCAGAATATGATCGAGACCCTTCAACGTGGCGGAAGCCAGTACACCATAGACAACGAGCTGGGGCGCAGACTCCGAGACGTTCATGACCATGTGATCCGAGTCGTGGACCGGGCCAACACTTTCCGCGCCCTGCTTCAGAACGCACTGACAGTACATTCCACCCTTGTAGCGCAGCGGCAGAACGCAGAAATGCAGCGGATGACGGAGACATCGCTGAAGCAGAACGATGAAGTGAAGCGAATCTCCTCCTGGGCAGCCATCTTGTTCGCACCAACGCTGATCGCTTCGATCTACGGCATGAACTTCGACGTCATGCCGGAGCTGCACTGGGCCTTCGGGTATCCGTTCTCCATCGGACTCATGCTCATGCTCGGAGTGGGGCTCTATTGGACGTTCAGACGAAACAACTGGCTCTGAGAGTGAAGTACGCCACAAGAAGCAGGATTCCGGGTCTCGTCGCTCCGGGCCGCGGATAAGGTGTGCAAAGACGGTTGATTCACCGTTCACGCGCGCAGACTCCCAGGGACCAAAAAAATGACTCACACTTTTGCCAAATTTGCGGCTGTGACCGCTCTTGCCGCCATGGTTTTGACCGGTTGCGGTAATGACGCAGCACCGGGCACCGTGGCTGCTGAAGAGGGCCCGCAGCCGGCCAGTTCAACCGCCCCTGCGATCAACGTTGAGCGCCCCGAAACCAATGAACTAGCCGGTCAGCCAACCCTGGACGGGGCAAAAGCCTTCCTGTACTACTACTTTGAGCTCGAGTCCTATGCACAGCTCACTGGTGACACCACTGCGATGCTGGAGTCCATGGATAAGGCGCCGCAGCCTGCCGCTCAGGCCAAGCACATCAACGCCGTTTACGACGACGGCGGTTGGATTCTTGGCGGAACGGAGAACATCCAGAACGTCTTTGTCATTGATCCTGACGCGTCGAAGATTGGCGAAGGGGTGGAGGTCACGGTCCTTTTGCCTTCGATTCCCACCGCTTACTCGGAGTTCACTAAAGATGGCAGCGTATCGGATACCCGTGAGTGGAGCAGCAAAGGCACCATCCACACAGCCAAACTGATTTTCCGTGGTGGCGAGTGGAGGCTGACGTCCTTGGAAGAGACCCCGGGAGTCGAGCTTCCCGAACAGTAGTCACCGGCCGTTAAGCTAGAAGTACACACCCGTCTGAAAATCTCTGGAGTAGCTGCGTGAGTCTTCTGAAGCTTGATCGTGTCCCCATCCGCCGTGCACTGATTTCTGTTTACAACAAGACCGGGCTTGAGGAACTGGCCGCGGGGTTGCACCAGGCGGGAGTCAGTATTGTCTCAACCGGTTCCACCGCTCAGCGGATCGCTGCCGCCGGGGTACCTGTCACCGAGGTCTCAGAGGTGACCGGTTTCCAGGAGTGCCTGGACGGGAGGGTGAAAACTCTTCACCCCCGTGTCCACGCCGGAATCCTGGCAGACCGACGTCGGCAGGAACACATAGATCAGCTGCGTGAGCTGGACGTCGAGGCGTTCGATCTCGTGGTGGTGAACCTGTACCCGTTCGTGGAGACCGTGAAGTCCGGCGCCGCGGAGAACGACGTCGTGGAGCAAATTGATATCGGCGGACCAGCGATGGTCCGGTCTGCCGCCAAAAATCATCCTTCGGTGGCCGTCGTGGTGGATCCGGCACGCTACACGGACGTTGTGAACGCAGCTTCTCAAGGCGGCTTTGATCTCACCGCCCGACGCCGGCTGGCAGCCCTCGCCTTTGCGCACACAGCTGCCTATGACAATTCAGTGGCGGCGTGGACTGCAGCGCAGTTCGGCGACGATCAGGGCGATTCGTTGGCGGTCCCCGCGTTCCCGGCTTACGCCGGATTGTCGCTGGAACGCTCAGAGGTTCTGCGCTACGGAGAAAATCCGCACCAAGCTGCTGCCCTCTATGTTGAGCAGGGAGCAGCGCCGGGTATTGCCCAAGCCGATCAGCTGCACGGTAAAGCAATGAGTTACAACAACTTTGTGGATGCGGACGCAGCGTTGCGAGCCGCCTTCGATTTCGCTGAACCAGCGGTCGCCATCGTCAAGCACGCCAATCCGTGCGGGGTCGCCGTTGCTTCTGCGGACGCCAAGGACCTCATGGCCAACGCCCATGCCAAGGCCCACGCCTGCGATCCCGTATCCGCCTATGGCGGCGTGATCGCTGCCAACCGCGAGGTCACCGAGGGCATGGCACGGGCCATCAAGGACATTTTCACCGAGGTCGTCATCGCGCCCGGATTCGAGCCGGCTGCCCTGGAGATCTTGAAGACCAAGAAGAACATCCGATTGCTCACCCTCCCCGACGGCTATCGCCGAGAGCCTGTGGAAATGCGCCAGGTATCTGGCGGAGTGCTCCTCCAGATGGCGGATACCGTCGAGTCCGATGGCGATTCCGTCGAGAACTGGACGCTTGCTGCCGGTGAGGCGGCAGACGAAGCAACTCTGGCGGACCTCGCTTTCGCGTGGAAGGCCTGTCGTGCTGCAAAATCGAACGCGATTCTGCTGGCCCACCATGGCGGCGCCGTCGGGGTAGGTATGGGGCAGGTCAATCGGCTGGACTCCTGCCGGCTCGCAGTGGAGCGCGCCAATACTCTGGGCGGCGAAGGTCAGGAGCGTGCGCGCGGTTCCGTAGCGGCGTCGGACGCGTTCTTCCCCTTCGCGGACGGCCTGCAGATCCTCATCGACGCCGGTGTCCGCGCCGTGGTCCAGCCCGGCGGTTCGGTGCGAGATGAGGAAGTGATTGCGGCTGCGAAAGCCACCGGAATCACCATGTACTTCACCGGATCGCGGCACTTCTTTCACTGAAATTTTGATCCAACTGGGGTGCGGAGCGGACACTAGCGCATTTAGAGGCATATTAGGCCTTGTGGCATAGTTGGGTCAGGA
This region of Arthrobacter roseus genomic DNA includes:
- a CDS encoding DUF6350 family protein; this encodes MRLSTRPMPAMPLWLQGVFEFGQAALLSALAVVLPLAGVWFANGFTDRGFLSVARLAGQAWLLIHGVPLTLKFPEDVSSDGQSTGVLSLIPLGLSLIPFALAWRSGRRLARASYTDQLWQGLLGALGIYAALGLMTAYLCSTSEASASLLAGALIPLIPAGAGLVVGAYREAGSWPRLIGMDLTVWIAKTSQHSRWAGSYVWSAIRAGLLGITAATGLAAVLLATTIALHWADIVTLYERLEPGIVGGSVLTIAQLGFLPNLVGWSFAWSTGAGFALGTGSSITPLATSAGPLPAVPILGALPTGTLDYGFAVLILPVLAGVIAGWWFLREGENHFDEWLAIKIDVRWLTSTVSTLVLAVFIGVVSGLCGAVIAWLAQGSAGIGRFVDLGPAPLEVALWLAPEIAIGVVIGYALGPWLERERSA
- the purN gene encoding phosphoribosylglycinamide formyltransferase, which translates into the protein MRIVVLVSGAGSNLQAVIDSVSSGALQVEIAAVGADRPGTGGVQRSADAGIDTFVVNFADYPNRADWNTALTQAVAFYQPDYVVSSGFMRIVGEEFLDSFPNRYLNTHPALLPSFPGAHGVRDALAYGVKVTGCTVMIADAGVDTGPILAQQAVEVLDDDTEDSLHERIKVLERRLLIETLASLAERADHATR
- a CDS encoding DoxX family membrane protein gives rise to the protein MKLSHLPLRLATGAFILNSGVSKLNLDKDTAGYLQGMASNAFPQAGKLEPEKFGKALSAAEITVGAMLLAPFVPSRLAGLALAAFSGGLLTMYFKTPELTEEDGIRPSQDGIAVAKDSWMAAIALALIFNRKHKKSKK
- a CDS encoding phosphodiesterase, with the translated sequence MEYRTAEHPRSQHFLLHMSDTHLLAGAAPLYGAVDSEARLRRIFEELEASGVHPEAILFTGDLADKGEPEAYAKLRSIVEPAALKLGAQVIWAMGNHDDRSAFRVGLLDERASTGPIDRTYWVGGLRVITLDSTVPGHHHGHLSGAQLSWLATELAMPAPMGTILALHHPPVPSVQDLAVLVELRDQASLADVVRGTDVRGILAGHLHYSTSATFAGIPVSVASATCYTQDLTYDAGGTRGQDGAQSYNLVHVYPETIVHSVVSVGSYGTVGTAVSREETQRRLEAHGVRIPGASVLIPV
- a CDS encoding PQQ-binding-like beta-propeller repeat protein gives rise to the protein MIKRTASVILALLMVFAPATIISAPLPSPSSSSQEWTQYRLSADKNAVVVNTALKDLGEVTYATNDQVRATPVVVGNRLFVGNHDSGDLFAFDLTTGEEIWHNQAPNWVHSEMIYRDGTVFVGYGNRFPQENKKFRGTGESGVLALEAETGRIIWDFKTDGEVMPTPAFANGSVYVVTGDHNLYQIDPETGKEQSRTDIGSAVSMSSPALKDGILYFGAGHPPPGFSITAYDTGSNKILWQSDFPETLYGMDDVPPAVHDSVLVTTAIEAVPEDQNREEGEFTHTIYGVNTSDGSVLWKDTLGKGKPKPNNKSGAPMIYNSNVFVGSPTTKTFYSYDLMTGERLWQFDSGTVKGAPVAKDGVVYFGNTDGEIHGLSAESGEEQGSHQLEGKLAPAGPIIVNNSVIVGSQDSNVYAFPLADANGENAKALLVWGTIAVAVVLLIGLVALFLLRRQRKQSPSHPHEKVHPDPPPS
- a CDS encoding TSUP family transporter, whose protein sequence is MTTGLLIAIIVAIFLGSTTQRIAGIGFAMLIVPFLVLMLGPHEGVLLVNICGVVSSAIITVRVWKDIDWSMFRWLTLPSALGSIPGSFAAVYLPAAPLAVTVGAVVLAALTISLLLQRSTIVLTGNLPKATAGVAAGLTNSMAGVGGPAVSVYALLARWPQRPFAATLQPFFVVIGLVTLVTKITLAPGQVPPIPPWAWIGIALAISAGIFVGERLARHIRDNHARFAVIVIAFIGAATAFVKGITDLLA
- a CDS encoding stealth family protein, with the protein product MLVKGRFALINRDLTPNDAMVEDLLFIRTVLDNAGIGYLLVRGNDARPVIAVDLQESDAFRDALVTACANEPFYVRTVDTKGRSTRLVADGIFSRSGMARIFRLFRPRIEPFGELVYGPSAGVQVEFWERAGELMILPMENSLTRRSIDASEMVRGTVERHGLTWPTIDNMFADHATDIDFDIDMVFSWVDGSSPEYQAARAARMQGVIVGEGDDNEARFRQINELKYALRSVYMFAPWIRRIFIATDSARPDWLADHPAVTLVPSEEHFRDSSVLPTHNSQAVESQLQHIPGLSEHFLYSNDDMFFGRPVSPGLFFSPGGITKFIQAETRIGLGDNDAERSGFENAARVNRRLLHERFGRITTRHLEHCAAPLRKSVLLEMEEEFAAEFASTAASRFRAKDNISVTNSLYHYYALLTGRAVTQESAKVGYVDTTTYSGLKSLRKLLAKRHRDCFCLNDGSFPEVAAEERAHLVTDFLEKYFPLKAPWEK
- a CDS encoding YsnF/AvaK domain-containing protein, which codes for MITQQNIEEILNNGGHLVGTDGHKIGSIGQFYVDDDSGNPSWVTAKTGLFGSSESFVPLSEATVDGNDVRVPYDKDQVKDAPRMEADSQLSPEEEDRLYKHYGVGTGTDTGTDTDSDTGNDTRSAAAGTYSGVTTGTDDMRGERTGTHLSDDDFGTDADDRNRDDGHDTSGPNTDEAMTRSEEELHVGTEKHETGRARLRKYVVTEDVETTVPVSHEEVRVEREPITDANRGNASSGAELSEEEHEVVLNEERPVVEKETVPAERVRLDKETVTDEAHVNEEVRKERIEAEGVDDDGRDRR